A genomic segment from Hippoglossus stenolepis isolate QCI-W04-F060 chromosome 3, HSTE1.2, whole genome shotgun sequence encodes:
- the bhlhe40 gene encoding class E basic helix-loop-helix protein 40 — MERITSAQPPPCVPKHPSLDIADMPGMDFPIYVYKPRRGMKRVDESKETYKLPHRLIEKKRRDRINECIAQLKDLLPEHLKLTTLGHLEKAVVLELTLKHVKALSTLLDQQQQKIMALQKDLQISDHGGDGAENSEEMFRSGFHLCAKEVLHYLANQESSRDLTASHVIGHIQKVAAEVLQHQSSLHPEESVPQATVKVKQSAGQPPRASEGTAKNCVPVIQRTYPHGTGEQSGSDTDTDSGYGGERDPKAQWSESHAREGGLKHASSECTTGVIKQEGDEPHAKKSRSDSTEDEIPAGHTAGVPGSYMSFSPNQPPFCLPFYLIPPAAAAAAAYLPMLEKCWYTGGMPVMYPGMNVSSVSLPLETLPSSLVMSSRGGSPVPHHAAMDSPALHKALKQVPPLNLETKD, encoded by the exons ATGGAGAGGATTACGAGTGCGCAACCACCTCCCTGTGTACCCAAACACCCATCACTGGATATAGCTGACATGCCAGG AATGGACTTTCCCATCTATGTATACAAACCCAGGAGGGGCATGAAGCGCGTGGATGAGAGCAag GAGACCTACAAGCTGCCACACCGACTGATCGAAAAGAAAAGACGGGACAGAATCAACGAATGCATCGCCCAACTGAAGGATTTGTTGCCTGAACATCTGAAGCTCACG ACGCTGGGTCATTTGGAGAAAGCCgtggtcctggagctcactctCAAGCATGTGAAAGCCCTGAGTACCCTCCtggaccagcagcagcagaaaatcaTGGCGCTGCAAAAGGACCTGCAAATTA GTGATCATGGAGGTGATGGTGCAGAGAACAGCGAGGAGATGTTTCGCTCTGGGTTTCACTTGTGTGCAAAAGAGGTCCTGCACTATCTGGCCAACCAAGAAAGCAGCAGGGACCTGACCGCTTCCCATGTCATCGGCCACATCCAAAAAGTAGCAGCCGAAGTCCTGCAGCATCAAAGCAGCCTGCATCCAGAGGAGTCTGTCCCTCAAGCTACAGTGAAGGTGAAGCAATCTGCAGGACAGCCCCCGCGGGCCTCCGAGGGCACCGCCAAGAACTGTGTTCCTGTCATTCAGAGGACTTACCCCCACGGGACAGGGGAGCAAAGTGgaagtgacacagacacagacagcggGTACGGGGGAGAGCGCGACCCCAAAGCCCAGTGGTCAGAAAGCCACGCGAGAGAGGGGGGACTCAAGCACGCTTCATCTGAATGTACGACCGGTGTCATCAAGCAGGAGGGTGACGAGCCACATGCCAAGAAGTCAAGGTCTGATTCGACAGAGGACGAGATCCCCGCCGGTCACACGGCAGGAGTCCCCGGCAGCTACATGAGCTTCTCACCCAACCAGCCCCCGTTTTGCCTCCCCTTCTACCTCATAcccccagcagctgctgcagccgcagCGTATCTGCCCATGCTGGAGAAATGCTGGTACACAGGGGGCATGCCGGTCATGTACCCAGGCATGAATGTCTCCTCAGTGAGCCTACCCCTAGAAACACTTCCCTCATCCTTGGTGATGTCCTCAAGGGGAGGGTCTCCGGTCCCACACCACGCCGCCATGGACTCCCCTGCTCTTCACAAAGCTTTAAAGCAGGTCCCTCCTTTGAACTTGGAAACCAAAGACTAA